One region of Sphingomonas abietis genomic DNA includes:
- the odhB gene encoding 2-oxoglutarate dehydrogenase complex dihydrolipoyllysine-residue succinyltransferase: MTTEVKVPTLGESITEATLGQWLKKVGDTVAVDEPIASLETDKVAVEVPSPVAGTIGALVVAEGDTVEVGALIATIEAGGAGAAPAAPAAKAEAAPAATAAQQAPAVPAKTSDALAPSAKRAAGETGIDPSTVTGTGKDGRVTRIDIEGAAANAKAAPAPVPAQAAAPASTAGGRKEERVRMTRLRQTVAKRLKEAQNTAAMLTTFNDVDMTEVIAARTKYKDLFEKKHGVRLGFMGFFVKAACQALRDIPAVNGSIEGDEIVYRDYADISVAVSAPNGLVVPVIRDAQDLSVAGIEKTIGDFGKRAKDGTLKMDEMKGGTFTISNGGVFGSLMSTPIINPPQSAVLGLHRIEERPVVVKGEIVIRPMMYLALSYDHRLIDGREAVTFLVALKNAIEDPTRLLIDL, from the coding sequence ATGACCACCGAAGTGAAGGTGCCTACGCTCGGCGAATCGATCACCGAGGCCACGCTGGGCCAGTGGCTCAAGAAGGTGGGCGACACCGTCGCCGTCGATGAACCCATTGCCAGCCTGGAGACCGACAAGGTCGCCGTCGAGGTGCCGTCGCCGGTCGCCGGCACGATCGGCGCGCTGGTCGTCGCCGAGGGCGATACCGTCGAGGTCGGCGCGCTGATCGCGACGATCGAGGCCGGCGGTGCCGGTGCGGCCCCGGCAGCGCCCGCCGCCAAGGCCGAAGCCGCGCCGGCCGCCACCGCCGCGCAGCAGGCGCCTGCGGTCCCCGCCAAGACCAGCGACGCGCTCGCCCCCTCGGCCAAGCGCGCCGCCGGCGAGACCGGCATCGATCCCTCGACCGTCACCGGCACCGGCAAGGATGGCCGCGTGACCCGGATCGACATCGAGGGGGCCGCCGCGAATGCCAAGGCAGCGCCGGCGCCGGTGCCCGCGCAGGCCGCCGCTCCGGCGTCGACCGCCGGCGGCCGCAAGGAAGAGCGCGTGCGGATGACCCGCCTGCGCCAGACCGTCGCCAAGCGCCTCAAGGAGGCGCAGAACACCGCCGCCATGTTGACCACGTTCAACGACGTGGACATGACCGAGGTGATCGCGGCGCGCACCAAGTATAAGGATTTGTTCGAGAAGAAGCATGGCGTCCGGCTCGGCTTCATGGGCTTCTTCGTGAAGGCCGCCTGCCAGGCGCTGCGCGACATCCCGGCGGTCAACGGCTCGATCGAGGGCGATGAGATCGTCTATCGCGACTATGCCGATATCTCGGTCGCGGTGTCCGCGCCGAACGGTCTGGTCGTGCCGGTGATCCGCGATGCGCAGGATCTGTCGGTCGCCGGCATCGAGAAGACGATCGGCGACTTCGGCAAGCGCGCCAAGGATGGCACGCTCAAGATGGACGAGATGAAGGGCGGCACCTTCACGATCTCGAACGGCGGCGTGTTCGGCTCGCTGATGTCGACCCCGATCATCAACCCGCCGCAGTCGGCCGTGCTCGGCCTCCATCGTATCGAGGAGCGTCCGGTCGTGGTGAAGGGCGAGATCGTCATCCGCCCGATGATGTATCTGGCGCTCAGCTACGATCACCGCCTGATCGACGGCCGCGAGGCAGTGACCTTCCTGGTCGCGCTCAAGAATGCGATCGAAGATCCGACGCGGCTGCTGATCGACCTGTAA